One segment of Chionomys nivalis chromosome 3, mChiNiv1.1, whole genome shotgun sequence DNA contains the following:
- the LOC130872048 gene encoding 60S ribosomal protein L23a-like yields MAPKAKKEAPAPPKAEAKAKALKAKKAVLKGVHSHKKKKIRTWPTFRWPKTLWLRRQPKYPWKSGPRRNKLDHYAIIKFPLTTESAMKKIEDNNTLVFIVDVKANKHQIKQAVKKLYNIDVAKVNTLIRPDREKKAYVRLAPDYDALDVANKIGII; encoded by the coding sequence atggcgccgaaagcgaagaaggaagctcctgcccctcccaaagccgaagctaaagcgaaggccttgaaagccaagaaggcagtgctgaaaggcgtccacagccacaaaaagaagaagatccgCACATGGCCCACCTTTCGGTGGCCCAAGACCCTGTGGCtacgaaggcagcctaaataccccTGGAAGAGTGggcccaggaggaacaagcttgaccactatgccatcatcaaattccccctgaccaccgagtcagccatgaagaagatagaagacaacaacacacttgtgttcattgtggatgtcaaggccaacaagcaccaaatcaaacaggctgtgaagaaactctataacatcgatgtggccaaagtcaacaccctcataaggcccgacagagagaagaaggcatatgttcgattggctcctgattatgatgctctggatgttgccaacaaaattggaatcatctaa